The proteins below come from a single Pleuronectes platessa chromosome 1, fPlePla1.1, whole genome shotgun sequence genomic window:
- the ahctf1 gene encoding protein ELYS isoform X2, translated as MHDLTAQVTSSLLPFPGVTVDALGEDDIALDSVLQGNFTVGRSGLAWLVCGPHLEVVHAVTGERLSAYCFSGGGEQPPTVLAARDFSWLKRSGLLVGLEEAECNLLCLYDLGLSRVVKAVVIPGRITAIEPLVSYGGASTSTQHLHQSLRWFFGIAAVVTDVGHVLLVDLCLDDLSCSQSELEASALQVVTKSPAEIPRLREVSTRQGRHLCLQLNGPSGVGATALQYISRTNQLAVGFSNGYLQLWNMKTLKKEYNSLLEGGGVAVYAFTFQEPENDPRNCCYLWAVQSSQDLEGDTVTLRLLQLAFSERKCLPSGKILYEGLEYCEERYSQELSGAAFPLRAQTTNTRLLSCQTIEKFRPHPDRDDSMNEVASPDTSVSIFSWQVKAYGQGNLSTYIGLFDINRWYHAQMPDSLRIGESLQNCPYLAVWSLDPVVKMVSPHALLDVVVHDRSLSRGLPFTCPPPEQYFNPTTYNFDATCLLNSGIVHLTCSGYQKETLSFLKKAAPCSSDSISTSYSRCLMSGLLSARLSDTQASSLSQEEQLDAILSTAVETSSLGLITGCIKQWTAEEQPGSALNLRYILDWAWNKVVQTKKELDGICAPLFDSSSNFTDPQTLQLLQHSQRLLGNLSTIFHCLLNEAQELTQKGLMGLINKNMVSNLISKYAQVVLWFCRTGLLPEGSDDDALQISRPFYTHSVISNYYTIRREELTRLSKGKWCADCLMIDGLVGQCGERLTNLWKRDEGGTGQYPPPTLHALLDIYLLENIDETAKHSIVIYLLLDVMHSFPDKDGASVHSFPSAFSIPVGLVKLVQGLWLLDHHGHQSSFELLLHPAASQCQFEWQHERVLNALMCQGQHSIALRYFHITKLPISSTSQAKLCLSVLLHNRCLIEAWSLVRQHSNRLNMAELMGFLYESCQELGLIKELLKLPLGLSEQECLEKFLQSTGGLQNRELLMVHYLQQSNYIPALQLNHSLKMDLMNERDPKLKERINTRNSIMDQYGKVLPRVQRKLAMERAKPYQHPYTIHREVSRPQPLSTITKRSASEKVMSRAGFINSVLTKIEEVWLGKDATPQSSPSNNFRAAAIRSPSPRSSSSALPDPFLRTPINMTSKRKSRLMDLVVQPTCQSPQPLLSTPRPPSSWVSPKSISKAPELSLLQTPQVVKRARALAASGPVFSAFTPQSILRSSLRPTPVATPSASPRRSITPPLRSKESRITFIEEAESPEPEKGIRWTNGIAADSEISLLTRSPIMSRATAKSWSSQPADEEEDADEEREQPHVTFLPPEGGVPSPQLRGSESESSSIHEAVETKPSDSTQAQISLSFDTSQTSVQSIDTTLEFYDAPLSQEQEIEEEHVGTEEDEEVVTLNIKASTENEETEETHSPATEPSPVQTSENIEKEEEEAQEDEVMEIGLDEEVENEEDVLSEKEDEQDVESSSKEDAATIDHEETPSQVFNLVTEITDSGTEVESQDQPAIPPEQEVLAIVTESIEVTQHLKPLEDANEPEEDLEQSTDLTEFVQQQLFGSDLSPPLTRSGIHNASQMQMSFDRESLGEVEEEEQAAVEPPTLFTSQKSNTSVTSSEPTGTDSHSVVSVNDSEELSSPVSEEEEDDDDDDEEEESDQAEEEEEEEDSGSEVEIIEEVQGNGRLPPLKASSVFVQQGHEHFLPSLSEQEAAEFSLIPPGAEMKIVEEDMEGDVVMVRLGENEDEMEVEEDEEQGSSYMELKPSTTLMVPLELVEGQHGLVDSAQLDLPVIHQMVVPDNPENDTHCDFSLMLDMDEVENKEADKLPIENDLPPSDLSTQPPVEEASEELVVKPDVILLGTDDQDTPLSEEVLLDDQRLEMDILDSDEVDGLTESEPVEFQTDQQAEDTDATQEKNVLEDSELVMLVEDPEPTPTPVGELSTVVDDDESEAKKDAIDEKREEEEDTPEPENQEEPEEKGPVIKDAEIVPSTEMVPAMEEYLQDSRVLETEELTREEVTVEEETKNAIEELNREESAEEDETKQTIEELNTDEITEEEETKNTIEELNREEITEEGETKNTIEELNTEEITEEKETKNTIEELNREESAEEEETKQTIEELNTEEITEEKETKNTIEELNREEITEEGETKNSIKELNREEITEEKEMKNTIEELNTEEITEEKETKQHIEELNREEITEEEESKGTIEELNREEITEEEETKVTIEELNREEITEEEETKNNIEYLNREEITKEEGTTKKKRGRPKGKKNEKTPVKQVLISNCEPEEHPVPETPTSQKETTPSTPTRRTTRGRRAVTFISPLQEETEEVVESEMREVPATPRQTRTPRKTNVQASPPRRSTRKALPEPPKDKDEDEEAVDITTTSTSKASSPARRPVSQRTSSTRTTQKTQTGSKEPPTATEFEFKKEEDLDKEFTQIKIGRRTSSKTLTSSKPSSTQGNTPRKSSRRILSSSELETSTLEILEEENVQEEVFAPPFKRSSRKMKMEASETQPALLVEEEVGERRQPPSPGRTTRQSSRVSLNVYPQSAGNASQGTIKTENIRESQDLPESEHNGNASRTNSRRPTRSKLWDNPEEDLPLLDSPLEVDSEIPVADALIKRLQDEEKQEGGGVVSKMVRNRKRSMKSSTEQVDILVPEPAEDESSPGEHSIIYSPSRRRTRAYREEYSGPSEETPAPVTRSRRRVQSVDPQDAAASEEDNVEVEKAAGVPKTRKTGKQTAKSKGVSEPPPTAEVDLISPLPSPADPLPRTQKRVKGGEVATSGMNLRRKRIMETVFTKPVTRRKKL; from the exons ATGCATGACCTGACTGCCCAAGTCACCAGCAGCCTGCTGCCTTTCCCTGGAGTGACTGTAGATGCTCTAGGGGAGGATGACATTGCTCTAGACTCGGTTCTTCAAGGGAACTTCACTGttg gTCGCAGCGGCCTGGCCTGGCTAGTCTGTGGCCCCCATCTGGAGGTTGTCCATGCAGTGACAGGAGAACGGCTGTCGGCCTACTGCTTCAGTGGCGGAGGGGAGCAGCCACCCACTGTCCTTGCTGCCAGGGACTTCAGCTGGCTCAAACG GTCTGGCCTGCTGGTTGGCTTGGAGGAAGCAGAGTGTAATTTGCTGTGTCTCTATGATTTGGGACTGTCGAGGGTGGTCAAAGCTGTGGTCATACCTGGCAGG ATTACAGCCATTGAGCCATTGGTGAGTTATGGTGGAGCAAGCACTTCGACACAGCACCTCCACCAGAGTTTGCGCTGGTTCTTTGGCATCGCTGCTGTAGTGACAGATGTCGGTCATGTTCTGCTTGTGGACCTCTGTCTCGATGACCTGTCCTGCAGCCAGAGTGAACTGGAGGCTTCAG CCCTGCAGGTAGTGACCAAATCTCCTGCTGAGATCCCCAGACTCAGAGAAGTCAGCACCAGGCAAGGCAGACATCTTTGTCTCCAGCTGAATGGGCCCAGTGGAGTGGGAGCAACAGCTCTGCAGTACATATCCAGGACCAATCAGTTGGCAGTTGGATTTTCTAATGGATACTTACAGCTGTGGAACATGAAGACACTTAAGAAAGA ATACAACTCCCTGCTAGAAGGTGGCGGTGTGGCTGTGTATGCCTTCACCTTTCAGGAGCCAGAGAATGACCCCAGGAACTGCTGCTACCTCTGGGCAGTCCAGTCGTCTCAGGACCT CGAAGGGGATACTGTCACCCTCCGTCTGCTTCAGCTGGCCTTCAGTGAACGGAAGTGTCTGCCTTCTGGCAAGATCCTCTATGAG GGTCTGGAGTACTGCGAGGAACGCTACAGTCAGGAGTTAAGTGGCGCAGCTTTCCCTCTCAGGGCTCAGACCACAAACACCCGTCTGCTGAGCTGCCAGACCATCGAGAAATTCCGACCCCACCCTGACAGGGATGACAGCATGAACGAAG TTGCATCTCCAGACACCAGTGTTTCTATCTTCAGCTGGCAAGTCAAAGCCTATGGTCAGGGAAATCTATCGACCTACATTGGGTTATTTGACATCAATCGGTGGTACCACGCACAAATGCCGGATTCTTTAAG AATCGGAGAGTCTCTGCAAAACTGTCCCTACTTGGCAGTTTGGTCTCTGGACCCAGTGGTGAAGATGGTGTCCCCACACGCTCTTCTGGATGTGGTAGTACATGACCGCAGCTTAAGCAGGGGTCTGCCCTTCACATGTCCCCCACCAGAACAATATTTTAACCCCACTACGTACAACTTTG ATGCTACCTGCTTGCTCAACTCTGGGATCGTTCACTTAACCTGCTCTGGGTATCAGAAAGAG ACTCTGAGCTTTTTAAAGAAAGCTGCTCCTTGTTCCAGTGATTCCATCTCCACTAGCTACTCTCGCTGCCTCATGTCTGGCCTACTCTCCGCTCGCCTGTCTGACACTCAGGCCTCCAGTCTCTCTCAG GAGGAACAGTTGGATGCCATCTTGTCAACAGCAGTGGAGACCAGCTCCCTGGGACTGATCACTGGCTGTATAAAGCAGTGGACTGCAGAAG AACAACCAGGCTCTGCATTGAACCTGCGCTACATCCTGGATTGGGCCTGGAACAAAGTAGTTCAGACAAAGAAGGAACTGGACGGCATCT gtGCACCGCTGTTTGACAGCTCCTCCAACTTTACAGACCCTCAGAccttacagctgctgcagcacagccaGAGACTGCTGGGTAACCTCAGCaccatcttccactgtctgctCAATGAAGCTCAGGAGCTCACACAAAAAG GTCTGATGGGGCTGATCAACAAGAACATGGTGTCCAATCTGATTTCCAAGTACGCTCAGGTGGTCCTCTGGTTCTGTCGTACCGGCTTACTGCCCGAGGGATCAG atgaCGATGCTCTCCAGATCTCCAGGCCTTTCTACACCCACTCGGTCATCAGCAACTATTATACTATACGCAGAGAGGAGCTCACCAGACTCTCTAA GGGAAAGTGGTGTGCAGACTGCCTGATGATTGACGGCTTGGTCGGTCAGTGTGGTGAACGCTTGACCAACCTGTGGAAAAGGGATGAGGGTGGGACTGGGCAGTATCCCCCACCTACACTACAT GCCTTGTTGGACATTTATCTGCTGGAAAACATTGATGAAACTGCCAAACATTCAATC GTTATTTACCTGTTGCTGGATGTCATGCACTCCTTCCCCGACAAGGACGGAGCATCAGTGCACTCTTTTCCCTCAGCCTTTTCAATCCCTGTTGGGCTGGTGAAACTAGTACAGGGCCTTTGGTTGCTGGACCATCACGGCCATCAG AGTTCATTTGAGCTGCTCCTGCATCCAGCTGCCTCTCAGTGTCAGTTTGAGTGGCAACACGAGCGTGTCCTGAACGCTCTCATGTGCCAGGGCCAGCACTCGATCGCTCTGCGATATTTCCACATCACAAAGCTCCCGatttcctccacctcccagGCCAAACTCTGCCTCTCTGTACTGCTACACAACAG GTGTCTCATAGAGGCGTGGTCTTTAGTTCGGCAGCATTCTAACCGCCTCAATATGGCTGAGCTGATGGGCTTCCTGTACGAGAGCTGCCAGGAGCTTGGCCTAATCAAGGAGCTGCTCAAACTGCCCCTTGGCCTAAGTGAACAG GAGTGTTTGGAGAAGTTTCTTCAGAGCACAGGAGGTCTCCAAAACAGAGAATTACTGATGGTTCATTACCTCCAACAGTCCAACTACATACCTGCTCTGCAGCTCAACCACAGCCTTAAAATGGATCTAATG AATGAGCGAGACCCAAAGCTGAAAGAACGAATCAACACCAGGAACTCTATAATGGATCAGTATGGGAAAGTTTTGCCAAGAGTCCAGAGGAAACTGGCAATGGAGAGAGCCAAGCCCTACCAACATCCATACACCATTCACAGAGAGG TTTCTCGACCGCAGCCACTGTCGACTATCACCAAACGCTCTGCCAGTGAGAAAGTGATGTCCAGGGCTGGATTTATCAACAGCGTCCTGACCAAGATTGAGGAGGTGTGGTTAGGCAAAGATGCAACACCACAGTCCTCCCCATCAAACAA CTTCCGGGCAGCTGCTATTCGGAGTCCAAGCCCCAGGTCCTCGTCTTCAGCTCTTCCTGATCCCTTCCTCAGAACTCCCATCAACATGACCTCCAAACGAAAGTCAAG GCTGATGGACTTGGTGGTTCAACCCACCTGTCAGAGCCCTCAGCCACTTCTCAGCACCCCCAGACCCCCAAGCTCATGGGTTTCTCCAAAGAGCATCAGCAAAGCACCTGAACTTAGTCTACTGCAAACACCACAGGTCGTCAAG cgAGCTCGGGCCTTGGCTGCCTCTGGCCCGGTGTTCTCAGCCTTCACCCCACAGTCCATCCTCCGCAGCAGCCTGAGGCCAACACCTGTCGCCACCCCTTCTGCTTCTCCAAGGCGCTCAATCACCCCACCGCTCCGCAGCAAAGAGAGCCGCATCACTTTCATCGAAGAAGCAGAATCTCCTGAACCAGAGAAGGGCATCAGATGGACCAATGGG ATCGCAGCAGACAGTGAGATCAGCTTGCTGACCAGAAGCCCAATAATGTCAAGGGCTACAGCTAAAAGCTGGTCTTCACAGCCagctgatgaggaagaggatgcaGATGAGGAAAGGGAACAACCTCATGTGACGTTCTTGCCTCCTGAAGGCGGGGTCCCCTCACCTCAACTGAGAGGCTCTGAGAGTGAGTCATCCTCCATCCATGAAGCTGTAGAAACCAAACCGTCAGATTCAACGCAAGCTCAAATCAGCCTGAGCTTTGACACCAGTCAGACATCTGTCCAGTCAATAGACACCACCCTCGAGTTCTATGATGCACCTTTATCACAAGAACAGGAAATAGAGGAAGAGCACGTAGgcacagaggaagatgaagaggtaGTGACACTAAACATTAAAGCTTCAACTGAAaatgaggaaacagaggagacgCACTCACCAGCCACTGAGCCATCCCCAGTTCAGACGTCAGAGAATAtagagaaggaagaagaggaagcacaGGAAGATGAAGTTATGGAGATTGGTCTTGATGAGGAGGTGGAAAATGAAGAAGATGTTCTGTCTGAAAAGGAGGACGAACAAGATGTTGAGTCAAGTAGCAAAGAAGATGCTGCAACTATTGACCACGAGGAGACACCTAGTCAAG TGTTTAACCTGGTAACTGAGATCACAGACTCTGGAACAGAGGTCGAATCTCAGGATCAACCAGCGATCCCCCCCGAACAGGAAGTCCTGGCAATCGTCACTGAATCCATAGAGGTCACCCAGCATCTGAAACCTTTAGAAGATGCAAACGAACCCGAGGAGGATCTGGAACAATCAACAG ATCTGACtgagtttgtgcagcagcagctgtttggCAGCGACCTGTCTCCTCCACTCACCCGCTCAGGAATTCACAATGCATCACAGATGCAGATGTCATTCGACAG AGAGTCACTAGGTGAggttgaagaggaggagcaggcagcTGTCGAACCTCCCACACTTTTCACCAGCCAGAAATCAAACACCTCTGTGACTTCCTCTGAGCCGACTGGCACGGACTCCCACT CTGTTGTGAGTGTAAATGACAGTGAAGAACTCTCTAGCCCTGtgtctgaggaggaagaagatgatgatgatgatgatgaagaagaggagtctGAtcaagctgaggaggaagaagaggaggaggactctGGTAGTGAGGTGGAGATCATTGAGGAGGTGCAGGGCAATGGGAGGCTGCCACCCCTCAAAGCTAGTTCAGTGTTTGTACAACAAGGACACGAGCACTTCCTGCCGAGTCTGTCGGAGCAGGAGGCTGCGGAGTTCTCCCTGATCCCACCCGGAGCAGAGATGAAG ATTGTAGAGGAAGACATGGAGGGTGATGTGGTGATGGTGAGACTCGGGGAGAATGAAGACGAgatggaggtagaggaggacgaggagcagGGCTCATCATACATGGAGCTTAAACCCTCCACCACTCTTATGGTTCCTCTTGAACTTGTGGAGGGACAACACGGCCTGGTTGATAGTGCTCAGCTGGATCTTCCTGTGATCCATCAAATGGTTGTGCCAGACAACCCAGAGAATGATACTCACTGCGACTTCTCTCTGATGCTCGATATGGACGAGGTTGAAAATAAAGAGGCGGACAAGCTACCTATTGAGAATGATCTGCCTCCCTCCGATCTCTCCACCCAGCCTCCAGTAGAGGAGGCTAGTGAGGAGCTTGTGGTCAAACCTGATGTTATTCTTTTGGGAACAGATGACCAGGATACACCCCTGTCTGAGGAAGTATTACTAGATGACCAGAGGTTAGAGATGGACATCCTAGATTCAGATGAGGTTGATGGACTGACAGAATCAGAACCTGTAGAATTCCAAACTGACCAACAGGCTGAAGACACTGATGCAACTCAGGAGAAAAATGTGCTGGAGGATTCTGAGTTGGTAATGCTGGTTGAAGATCCTGAACCTACACCAACTCCAGTGGGAGAACTCTCAACAGTTGTGGACGACGATGAGTCTGAGGCCAAAAAAGATGCTATTGATGAgaagcgagaggaggaggaggatacaCCAGAACCCGAGAACCAAGAAGAACCTGAAGAGAAGGGGCCTGTTATTAAAGATGCAGAGATTGTACCCAGTACAGAGATGGTGCCTGCTATGGAGGAGTATCTGCAGGACAGCAGAGTCTTGGAAACAGAAGAGCTTACCAGAGAGGAAGTCACAGTAGAGGAGGAAACCAAAAATGCTATAGAAGAGCTCAACAGAGAGGAAAGCGCAGAAGAGGATGAAACAAAACAGACGATAGAAGAGCTCAACACAGATGAAAtcacagaagaggaggaaacaaaaaatACCATAGAAGAGCTCAACAGAGAGGAAATCACAGAAGAGGGGGAAACAAAAAATACTATAGAAGAGCTCAACACAGAAGAAATCacagaagaaaaggaaacaaaaaatacCATAGAAGAGCTCAACAGAGAGGAAAgcgcagaagaggaggaaacaaaacagaCGATAGAAGAGCTCAACACAGAGGAAATCacagaagaaaaggaaacaaaaaatacCATAGAAGAGCTCAACAGAGAGGAAATCACAGAGGAGGGGGAAACAAAAAATTCGATAAAAGAGCTTAACAGAGAAGAAATCacagaagaaaaggaaatgaaaaatacGATAGAAGAGCTCAACACAGAGGAAATCacagaagagaaggaaacaaaacagcatatagaagagctcaacagagaggaaatcacagaagaggaggaatcaAAAGGTACCATAGAAGAGCTCAACAGAGAGGAAAtcacagaagaggaggaaacaaaagttACCATAGAAGAGCTCAACAGAGAGGAAattacagaggaggaggaaactaaaaataatattgaatacCTCAACAGAGAGGAAATTACAAAAGAGGAGggaacaacaaagaaaaagagggggagaccaaaaggaaaaaaaaatgaaaagacaccTGTGAAACAGGTCTTGATCTCAAATTGCGAGCCAGAGGAACATCCTGTACCGGAGACCCCCACTTCCCAAAAGGAGACGACTCCTTCCACCCCAACACGGAGAACAAcaagagggaggagagctgTCACTTTTATCTCGCCTCTacaagaggaaacagaggaagttGTGGAGTCAGAGATGAGGGAGGTCCCTGCCACACCTCGTCAGACTCGTACACCCAGAAAAACCAATGTCCAAGCCAGCCCGCCTCGAAGAAGTACCCGCAAAGCTCTGCCAGAGCCTCCTAAAGACaaggatgaagacgaggaggcCGTGGACATCACAACGACATCAACCTCCAAGGCCTCTTCTCCAGCCAGACGACCGGTTTCCCAGAGGACTTCTTCAACAAGGACCACCCAAAAGACCCAGACTGGCAGTAAGGAGCCGCCTACAGCTACAGAATTTGAGTTTAAGAAGGAAGAGGACCTAGACAAAGAGTTCACACAGATAAAAATTGGTCGAAGAACGAGCTCCAAGACTCTTACTTCTTCCAAACCTAGCAGCACACAGGGCAACACTCCTCGAAAGAGCAGTCGCAGGATACTGAGCAGCAGTGAGTTGGAGACCTCAACATTGGAGATCTTGGAAGAGGAGAACGTACAGGAAGAAGTTTTTGCTCCCCCTTTCAAACGCAGCTCCAGAAAGATGAAGATGGAGGCGTCTGAGACGCAACCAGCACTGCtggtggaggaagaggtgggGGAGAGACGCCAACCTCCCAGCCCTGGCAGGACGACTCGACAGTCCAGCCGGGTCTCCCTGAATGTTTACCCACAG AGTGCAGGAAATGCAAGCCAAGGGAcaattaaaactgaaaacataagAGAAAGCCAAGACCTACCCGAGTCCGAGCATAACGGCAACGCCAGTCGCACCAACTCCCGTCGACCAACCAGGAGCAAACTGTGGGACAACCCTGAGGAAGATCTCCCCTTGTTGGACTCTCCATTAGAGGTGGATTCTGAAATCCCTGTGGCAGATGCCCTCATCAAGAGACTGCaggatgaggagaagcaggaag gaggaggagttgtCTCAAAGATGGTGAGAAACCGCAAGAGGAGTATGAAGTCGTCGACGGAGCAGGTTGACATCCTGGTTCCTGAACCCGCTGAGGACGAATCCAGTCCAGGCGAGCACTCAATCATCTACTCCCCCTCACGAAGGAGAACAAGAG CCTATAGAGAAGAGTATTCTGGCCCAAGTGAAGAGACTCCAGCTCCTGTCACTCGCAGCAGGCGACGAGTCCAAAGTGTTGATCCTCAG GATGCAGCTGCCTCAGAAGAAGATAACGTGGAAGTGGAGAAAGCAGCGGGTGTTCCTAAAACCAGAAAGACGGGCAAACAAACAGCCAA GTCCAAAGGCGTTTCAGAGCCACCCCCCACAGCCGAGGTGGACCTGATCTCGCCTCTGCCCAGCCCGGCCGATCCACTCCCACGAACGCAGAAGAGGGTAAAAGGAGGAGAGGTCGCGACCTCGGGCATGAACCTGCGACGCAAACGCATAATGGAGACCGTTTTCACAAAACCCGTCACCCGCAGGAAGAAGCTGTAG